From a region of the Daphnia pulicaria isolate SC F1-1A chromosome 1, SC_F0-13Bv2, whole genome shotgun sequence genome:
- the LOC124323696 gene encoding uncharacterized protein LOC124323696, which translates to MGATGSGKTTLINGMINYIFNVQWEDTFRFQLIQEQTAGRSQVDSQTSRITAYDINHAVAGHDRRLPPTWITSVVASVRCGCSHSPRDYALPSIKLQGTPSAALRRSSRTKLPISPSPNDVSLSAGRTTRSQINPDIIAKQKSFMHKYQIAVKSSMDSYVRSATSEVEQVKVETQATKRKWEDTGGTDAVHSPHSSPIQEKRNKK; encoded by the exons ATGGGAGCAACCGGTTCCGGCAAGACGACGCTCATCAATGGCATGATCAACTACATTTTCAACGTGCAATGGGAGGATACCTTCCGCTTCCAGCTGATTCAAGAACAGACGGCCGGCCGCTCCCAAGTTGACAGCCAGACCAGCCGCATCACGGCCTACGACATCAATCACGCGGTCGCTGGCCATGACAGAAgacttccaccaac TTGGATCACTTCAGTagtcgcttccgtccgctgtgGCTGTAGTcattcaccacgggattatgcattgcccag CATTAAACTGCAAGGAACTCCATCAGCAGCTCTAAGAAGATCTAGCCGGACTAAATTACCCATCAGCCCATCTCCAAACGACGTGTCACTTTCCGCAGGACGTACCACGCGATCACAGATCAATCCTGACATAATCGCAAAGCAAAA GTCTTTCATGCATAAATACCAAATTGCTGTCAAAAGCTCTATGGACTCGTATGTTCGAAGTGCAACTAGCGAAGTTGAACAGGTTAAAGTGGAAACACAAGCCACAAAGCGCAAATGGGAGGATACAGGAGGGACAGATGCCGTGCATTCTCCTCATAGTTCTCCAattcaagagaaaagaaacaaaaagtaa
- the LOC124323856 gene encoding protein GPR107-like, producing the protein MYLRKNFLLFLLIISISINNSVGRKHHLDLKDETRKSIPVSMFGFLRGGILNVTVSNLAISKQAQETSGLGFSLDRTLSDAANPYLDSKRDICSSRLEINEEPDHTAVARFEFDFKDKIFKVRCSSRFNFIGNIITVDDQRN; encoded by the exons ATGTATTTAAGGAAAAACTTTTTACTGTTTCTGCTCATCATATCAATTTCCATTAATAATTCAGTTGGTAGAAAACATCATCTTGATCTAAag GATGAGACTCGAAAAAGCATACCTGTTAGTATGTTCGGATTTCTTCGAGGTGGCATCTTGAATGTTACAGTATCTAACTTGGCAATCTCGAAACAAGCACAAGAAACATCAGGACTGGGGTTTAGCTTGGATAGGACACTTAGTGATGCTGCAAACCCATACTTAGATAGCAAACGGGATATCTGTAGTTCAAGATtggaaataaatgaagaaCCAGATCACACAGCTGTTGctcgatttgaatttgatttcaaagacaaaat atTTAAAGTTCGGTGCTCCAGCAGGTTTAATTTCATTGGCAACATTATTACTGTGGATGAccaaagaaattga